The following proteins are co-located in the Solanum pennellii chromosome 8, SPENNV200 genome:
- the LOC107027977 gene encoding 36.4 kDa proline-rich protein — MGSSKISAMLFICMIFMSMCLLPPTYADQCPCTPPYQRPSPPGGAPHPPHHHPHPPKSPGRPRPPPSTPRPHPPTTKPPPHHGGPPPRVLPPIVFPPPVVSPPITHPPGVSPPITRPPPAILPPIVNPPGISPPITRPPPGILPPIVNPPGIIPPITRPPGIIPPITNPPGVFPPITNPPGGGGGGFPPPSGGGGGGYPPYAPPGGGAPPGGGGGGGGGIPGIVPPPPATCPIDALKLGLCLDVLGGLVHIGIGNPVEHICCPVLQGLLELEAAICLCTTIRLKLLNLNIFLPLALSVLATCGLTPPPGFVCPPLV; from the coding sequence ATGGGTTCATCAAAGATTTCAGCAATGTTGTTCATTTGTATGATTTTCATGTCAATGTGTTTGTTACCACCAACTTATGCTGATCAATGCCCTTGTACTCCTCCTTATCAACGACCTAGTCCACCTGGCGGTGCTCCGCACCCgccacatcatcaccctcatcCACCTAAGTCCCCCGGTAGGCCCCGCCCTCCACCATCGACTCCACGTCCACACCCACCGACCACCAAACCGCCACCTCATCATGGTGGGCCACCACCTAGGGTTTTGCCACCTATCGTCTTTCCGCCACCTGTCGTGTCACCTCCTATCACTCATCCACCTGGCGTTTCACCTCCAATCACTCGCCCGCCACCTGCCATTTTACCGCCTATTGTCAATCCACCTGGCATTTCACCTCCAATCACTCGCCCGCCACCTGGCATTTTACCGCCTATTGTCAATCCACCTGGCATAATCCCTCCAATCACACGGCCACCTGGCATAATCCCTCCAATCACAAACCCTCCCGGGGTTTTCCCACCAATAACAAATCCTCCTGGAGGTGGAGGAGGTGGATTTCCACCACCAtctggtggtggtggtggcggGTATCCTCCTTACGCACCTCCTGGTGGAGGTGCACCACCTGGCGGAGGCGGAGGTGGAGGTGGAGGGATACCAGGTATTGTTCCACCTCCACCCGCCACGTGTCCTATAGATGCATTGAAACTTGGGCTTTGTCTTGATGTACTTGGAGGATTAGTACATATTGGGATAGGTAATCCAGTGGAACATATATGTTGCCCAGTATTACAAGGATTGCTAGAGCTAGAAGCTGCTATTTGTCTATGCACAACTATAAGGCTTAAACTTCTAAACCTAAATATTTTCCTACCACTAGCACTTTCTGTTCTTGCAACATGTGGTTTAACTCCTCCTCCTGGTTTTGTTTGTCCTCCTCTTGTTTGA
- the LOC107027207 gene encoding 14 kDa proline-rich protein DC2.15-like: MASKRTTSLALFVLVNLLFFTLVSACGTCPGPKPKPKPKPKPTPSPSSKGKCPIDTLKLGVCANVLGNLLGVVLGNPPKKPCCSLIEGLVDLEAALCLCTAIKANILGINLNVPLSLSLLLNVCGKKAPSGFQCPK, translated from the coding sequence ATGGCTTCTAAGAGAACTACTTCCCTTGCTCTTTTTGTCCTTGTGAACCTTCTTTTTTTCACTCTTGTGAGTGCATGTGGCACTTGTCCAGGTCCTAAACCAAAGCcgaagccaaagccaaagccaaccCCGAGCCCTAGCTCAAAAGGCAAGTGTCCTATTGATACACTAAAATTAGGTGTTTGTGCTAATGTTCTTGGAAATTTGCTTGGAGTTGTACTTGGAAATCCACCAAAGAAACCTTGTTGCTCTCTAATTGAAGGACTTGTTGATCTTGAGGCTGCTCTTTGTCTTTGCACTGCCATTAAAGCAAATATTCTTGGGATTAACCTTAATGTCCCTCTTTCTCTAAGCCTTCTTCTTAATGTTTGTGGCAAAAAAGCTCCATCTGGCTTTCAATGCCCTAAGTGA